The Methanobacterium alcaliphilum genomic interval GGAGGAATAATCTGTAACAGCCGAAACGTTGACGGTGAAAGAGAACTTCTGGAAGAATTTTGCAAAAAAATAGGAACTCAAATGATTCACTTCGTTCCACGGGACAACATAGTACAGAAAGCAGAATTCAATAAAAAAACAGTGGTAGACTTTGAAGCAGACTGTGACCAGGCCCATGAATACGAAGCACTTGCAGGTAAAATCATCAGCAACGAAAAATTTGTTATACCAAAACCAATGTCAATGGACGAACTTGAAGAAATGGTTCTTCAGTATGGTTTAATGGATTGATATCAATAGTTTGTGAAAGATGGAGTTAGGAGAATAAAAAATGCAGATGGTTAGAGCTATAATAAGGCCCGAAATGGCAAAAAAAACCGTTGACGATCTTGATGCTGCCGGTTACGTTGCCCTTACCAAACTTGACGTTATAGGAAGAGGTAAACAAAAGGGAATTCAGCTTGAAAATATTTACTATGATGAAATACCCAAAACCATGCTGATGTTGGTTGCTGAAGATGAATCCATTGATCAAATTGTGGATATAATAAACGAAGCTGCTTATACTGGAAATTTTGGTGATGGAAAAATATTCATCAGCCCAGTAGAAGAAATATATACAGTTAGAACTCGAAGCAAAGGACTTTAATGGCCGAGGTGTTAAATTGAAAGAAATTATTGCCATTATACGCCCTAATAAAATGGCTAAAACAAAGGAAGTTTTGGATTCACTGGGTTTCCCTGCCATGACTGCTAATCGAGTAATTGGCCGAGGAAACCAAAAAGCAATAATAAATGAAGTGAATTTCAGTGTAGACACAACGGGAATCGACTCTTCAGATGAAAAATGTCTTAGATACATACCTAAGAGAATGATAACCCTGATTGTGATGGACGAAGACGTATCACTGGTTGTAGAATCAATAATGAAAGTTAACTGCACAGGACAAATAGGAGATGGTAAAATTTTTGTTTGTCCAATAAACGATGCTGTCAGAGTACGAACCAAAGAAAGTGGAGTTGACGCGGTTTTATAATTGCGCATTTCATTTAATTTGATAGGAGATGTAATAAATGCCTTTTAAACTTTTTGAGGTTTCAAAAGAAATCCCTGAGAGGAAAGAGCACACCTATGTGAAACACTGCAACGATCCAGAAGATTGTCTCCCTACTTGTAACTCAAAAACCATCCCCGGATCCATGACAGAACGTGGATGTGCTTTTGCTGGGGCAAAAGGAGTTATAACTGGAGCTTTAAAAGACGTTGCACATATTGTGCACTCACCAGTAGGTTGTACCGTGTACGGTTATGGTACTAAAAGATATCCTACCACCACCACCCTGCCAGATGGCAGTGAATTTCCCATAAAAGATTTCAATATTAAATATATCATAGGAACAGATTTACAGGAGTCAGATGTAGTATTTGGTGGAATTAAAAAATTAAGACAAGCCATTAGAGATACCAATAAAGAGTTTCCATTTGTTAGCGCCATATACCTCTATGCCACATGTACCACTGGTTTAATTGGGGATGACATGGATGGTTTGGCCAAAGAAATGGAAGAAGAAATAGGTAAACCCATAATTGCATTTAATGCACCAGGATTTGCTGGGCCAACCCAATCAAAAGGACATACAATAGGAAATAATGTACTTTTCAGCCAATTAGTGGGAAAATTTGAACCTCCCCAAACCACTCCCTATGACATAAACCTCATTGGAGAATACAATATTGACGGAGATCTCTGGTTACTTAAAGACTACTTTAAAGAAATTGGAATAAATGTTTTAAGTACATTTACCGGAGACAGTAGCCATTACGAAATTTCCTGGATGCACCGGGCAAAATTAAGTGTAGTGAGATGTCAAAGATCATCAACATATATTGCTAAAATGATCGAGGAAAAATATGGAGTCCCCTATATAAAAACAGATTTCTTCAGTACCAATTACTGTGCTGAAAACCTGAAAACTGTGGCTAAATTCTTCGGACTTGAAGAAAAAGCAGATAAATTAATTACTGAGAGAATGGGCAAAATTAAACCAGAATTAGACTTTTACAAAGAAAAGTTAACTGGAAAGAAAGTATTCATCTTCTCTGGAGGACCTAAAAGTTATCATATATCCATACCTATTGAAAAAGAATTAGGAATGGAAACTACTGGTGTATCTTCCATGTTTGAACACGAAGATGGATTCCAGAAAATGAAAGACCGGGTTAAAGAAGGAGCACTTGTAATAGACGATCCGAACACATTAGAGTTAGAAGAATTAGTAGAAGATTATGATATAGATTTGATCCTTGGAGGAGTTAAAGAAAAATATTTGGTACATAAACTTGGAATACCTTCCCTTTTAATCCATTCCTACGAAAATGGACCATACATCGGATTTGAAGGATTCTTAAACCTTGCAAGAGATATGTACTCTTCCATTTACAGTCCTGTGTGGAACCTGCTAGAATTCCAGGAAACTGAAGAACCCGATATCATTGACCCTGCAGAAGAACTCGAGGAGGCGAAATAATGAGCTGCATTAACATTATTGAAAAAGAAAGAAGTGCCATTATCAACCCCATGAAAACTTGTCAGCCATTGGGCGCCATGTATGCAGTTACTGGAATTAACAGAGCTGTTCCTCTAGTCCATGGATCACAAGGATGTTCTTCATTTGTAAGATATTCTCTATCACGTCATTTCAGAGAACCCTCTGAAATCGCAGTTACATCCCTTCACGAAGATGCTGCAGTTTTTGGAGGCAGAAGAAACTTAGTAGAAGGTATTCAAAACGTTGCCATTCGATTGAAACCTTCACTTATTGGAGTTATAACCACCTGTTCCAGTGAAATTATTGGTGACGATATAATTGGATTTATAGGTACTGCTAAAAAAGAATTAAATGAAAAACTAGGCCAAGATAAAGCTGAAAAGATAAAAATTGTCCCAATAAGCACCCCTAGTTTCGTAGAAACCCAACTTAAAGGTTACGATAATGCCATAAAAGCCCTAGCAGATCATGTGGCCGAACCGGGTGAACCAAATGAAAAAGTGAATATTATACCCGGTATGGTTAATCCCGGAGACGTGCGTGAAATCAAACACATACTTAATCTCATGGACACTGAAGGAATAATATTAACTGATATTTCAGATCCATTTGATTCACCACTTCGACCCTCTGCCACACAGTATAAACCATATTATCCTAAAGGAGGGACCACTGTAGAAGAGATTACTGATTCTGCCAACAGTTTAGGTACTATATCCCTGTGTAAATATGCCGGATCTGGTGCTTTATCTCTTGAAAAAAAATACAATGTCCCTGTAGAACTCGGCCCAATACCCATAGGAATTCAAAATACTGACCAGCTACTTAGAAATTTAAAAAAGATCACAGGAACCGATATTCCAGACAGCATACTGGATGAGAGAGGGTTGCTTATAGACTCCATGGCCGATCTTTCTGGAAGGTATTTACATGGTAGGACTGTAGGTATTTATGGTGATCCCGAAATTACTGCAGGAATGGCCAGATTTGTTGGAGAATTAGGAATGGAACCTAAAATGGTTATAACTGGATCAAAAAGCCCAGAATTCATTAAAGACATTGAAAAAGTCGGAAAAGAAACTGGTGTTGAAATTGATACCATGGTCGACCAAGATCTAAGAACAATGGAAGTATATCTTCAGGAAAATCCTGTTGATTTACTTATTGGGAGTTCAGATGCGAGGTTAATTGCTAAAGAACAGAATATTCCCCTTGTAAGAGTGGGATTCCCAGTATTTGATAGAGTAGGTTACCACAGAAAACCGATTGTAGGATACAACGGAGGACTTCATCTAATAGATCTGATAACCAACACTGTTTTGGAAAATTATTATGAAAACGAACATTGGAAGTTGCAGCAATAAAAATGTGGAAACAATATCCCTTAAATAGGGATATTACCCAATCCTTTCGAAATGTATCACTCATATCCACAAAAATTGGATTTGCAACATTTAAAATTTTTTTTATTTTTTAATTTATTAAACATCCAAATAAACCGTTTAAATCTTATAAAATCATTGAATAATGAAAATAAAATAAAATAATACTTGAATTCATAAATTAAGAGGTATTAGAATGGAACCAGTTATTGAGACATTTGAATCTCGTAAAAAACACATGTGCGTAAAAGGAGATGGGCTTTCAATTCCCGTTTGTGATAAAGCAAGCCTTCCTGGTACCGTAACCCAAAGAACATGTGTTTTTGGTGGTGCAAGGATTGTTTTAATGCCTATCACAGATTCCATACACTTAGTACATGGCCCTGTTGGTTGTGCATCATGTACATGGGATATAAGAGGAAGTAAATCATCTCGTGATGATCTCTACAAAAAAGGGTGTTCCACCGATTTAAGGGAAAAAGATATTGTATTTGGTGGTGAAAAAAAACTCTTTGAAACTGTAGTCGAACTTAAAAACCTCTATAACCCCGGAGCAATATTTGTATATGCTACTTGCGTTTCTGGAGTAATCGGAGACGACATTAAAGCAGTGTGTAAAAAGGCAGAAGAATCAACAGGATGTAGAGTTATTCCCGTGCAATCAGAGGGTTTTCAGGACCATAATAAAACCAAAGGACATTGGATAGGATGTGACGCATTATTAGATAATGTAATTGGAACTAAAGAACCTGAAGAAACCACCCCATATGATATAAACATCGTTGGAGAATTCAATGTAGCCGGAGATTTATGGGGGATAAAACCACTCTTAGAGGAAATAGGAGTTAATATCGTAGCCACCATGACTGGAGACTCATATGTAGAAGAGATAGCTCAATCCCACAGGGTGAAACTAAATATTGTCCAGTGCCAGAAATCATCTAATTACTTGGCTAAAAAAATGGAGAAAAAATACGGAATACCCTCCCTTAAAGTCAATTTCTTTGGTTTAGAACAAACCGTAGCATCACTAAGAGATATAGCTGATTTCTTTGGAGACGAAGAAATGATTGATCGTACTGAAAAAATAATTGAACGTGGGTTGGCCGAAGTGCAGGATGATATAAAAGAATATAAAAAACGATTAGATGGAAAAACTGTGGCGCTCTATGTAGGTGGAAATAAAGCTTGGTCATTAGTTAGAGCTTTTGAAGAACTAGGAATGGACGTTATGATGTCCGGAACAAAAAATGGGATCCGAGAAGATTATGAAAGAATCAAAGAAGTTGTAAGAGATGGAACCATAATTGTTGATGATGCTAACTCAACTGAACTAGCCCGATTACTGAAAAAATATAGGCCCAATTTGCTCATATCTGGAGCTAAAGAAAAATATATATCTTTGAAGTTAGGTGTTCCTTTCTGTGACTTCAATCATGATAGAATATCTGCATTTGCCGGGTTTAAAGGATTTATAAGCTTTGCTAAAGAAGTTGATGCTTCAGTATCCAGTCCAGTATTTGACCTCACACAAAAAACTCTAAGGGAGGATTAAAATGCGAAACTGTCACGAATCAAATTATGATAAAAAATTTGCTGTGGTAAACCCTGCCAAAATTTGTCAACCTATGGGTGCCATACAAGCACTACTCGGTTTAAAAAAGGCCATGCCCCTCATTCATGGTTCTCAAGGCTGCAGTACATACATGCGGTTTCAACTCACTCGACATTTCAGAGAACCTATTGAAGTAGCTTCAACATCCATGAATGAAAAAACGGTGATTTATGGTGGAGAATTCAATTTAATGAAGGCTCTTAAAAATATAACGGAGAAACAATCCCCAGACATCATTGCTGTAGCTTCCAGTTGTCTTACTGAAACCATTGGTGATGATATGACTGGAATCATTCGAAAATTTGAAGAAGCCAATACTGGGCAGAAATTACCAGAAATTATCTCTATTTCCACCCCCAGTTATGCTGGAACCCATATTGAGGGATATGATAACACAATAAAAGCTCTGGTTGAACATTTAGCCATTCCAGGCCATCCTAATGAAAAATTAAATATTATCACCGGCCATTTAACACCAGCCGAGGTTAAAGAAGTAAAAAATATTTTGCGCGAGTTGAACTCTGAATTCATCATATTAACTGATACATCAGAAAACCTTGATGCGCCATTATCAGAATCTGCCCTCAATTTATATGAGGGTGGAACTTCCCTCGAAGAAATTCAAGATACTTGTAATTCTAAAGGAACAATTGCTTTATCCAAACATGTAGATTCAGCAGGGAAATTTTTAGAAAAGAAATTTGAAGTTCCCTGTATATCTGGACCATTACCCATAGGAGTAGAAAACACAGACCAATTCATAAAATCAGTCTGTGAATTAACAGGAAATGAAATTCCAGACGTTATCGAAAACGATCGCGGTAGATTAATAGATGCCATGGTAGACGCCCACTCATACACCTACCACCGAAAAGTGGCCATTTTTGGAGATCCTGATTTCGTATCTGGAATGTCAAGATTTACAGCAGAAATGGGAATGATACCGACTGTATTATGTACTGGTGCAAAAAGTGAGAGATTTAGAGAAGATATAAAATTAATTTCAAAAGAAAAAGAATTTAAACCAGTGATTTTAGCTGGTGGAGATCTTTATGATATGCATAAAGAAATAAAAGCTATTAAAACCGACCTTCTGATTGGAAACTCATATGGTGCTAGTATGGCCCAGGAAGAAAATATACCACTATTCCGAGTGGGTTTCCCTATATTCGACCGTTTAGGAGCTCAAAGAATATCTGTTTTAGGGTATCGGGGAGGACTTAGCTTTGTCGACAATATAACTAACACCATACTGGATTTCTACTATGACGAAGCAGGATATGAAATCGAAGAAGAACCAATTACTGAATATATTCAAGAAGTATCCCAACCGAATGAAAACGTCTACGAAGAGGAGATTTAAATGAAAATAGCCGTAGCTTCAACCAATGGAAAAATAATAGATCTACATTTTGGAGATGCAGATCAGTTTTTAATTTATAAAATTAATAATGGAAACTATGAATTTGATGAAATAAGAGAAAAAACACCCATACCATTAAATAACCACCAGGAACGGTGGGTGGCATCTATTGACTTGATAAATGATTGTAAAGCAGTCATATGTAGCAAAATAGGGAAAGAACCTACAATAGAACTTAGAAAAATGGGAATTAAACCCGTGCAATTAGATTGTAATGTGAAAGAAGCTGTTAAAGAATGTTCAAAACATTTGTTAAGTTAAATATGTTGGAGGGAAAAATGTCTGAGATATCTACACCCCAATTAATGAAAAATATTATGTCAGATCAAATAATAGTAAATATCCAGTTAGATGAGGATAAATGTCAGGGTTCAAAATGTGGGATTTGCGCCTGCATTTGCCCCACCAATGTTTTTACAGTAGAATCTGACAAAATATGTATAAAATCACCAGATTACTGTAAATTTTGCTTTAAATGTATGGAAATCTGTCCAAATGCAGCATTATCCATAACAAGATAATTAAATATAACTCCCCCTCAATAATTTAATATAATCACTGAGGCGATTTTTTTGAAAACTGTGATAACCACATGCACCAGGGATTGTCCAGGAAGTTGTAGCATACTGGCCCATATTGAAAATGGAAAAATCGTTAAATTACAAGGCAATCCAGATCATGATGTGACTGCTGGGTTTTTATGTAAAAATACAGCCCATTATTTAGAAGACATCTTTTACAATTCCCAAAGAATCCTTCATCCTCTTTTAAAAGAAAATGGAGAATGGAAAAGAATAAGCTGGGATGTTGCACTGGATATAGCTGCTTCTAAAATTTCTGAAGTTATTGAAGAATATGGGAGTTCCGCTATTCTTTATTATCAAGGTTTTGGTGCGCGTACTGCTCTCCAAAGCATTAATAAGCGGTTTTTTAATTTGTTAGGTGGAGTCACAGCCACTTACGGAACAGTATGCGGAGGTATAGGCCATAGCGCCATGGAAATGGATTTTGGAGTAAAAATATCCCATGACCCATTGGATCATTTAAACAGCGATATGGTCATCATATGGGGTAGAAATCCTGCAATAACCGATGTGCACCTCTGGAGAATTTTAAGAAAAGCCAAACGGAATGGAACAAAAATAGTTGTTATCGACCCGGTTGAAACAAAAACTGCGAATTTAGCAGATATCTTTATCCAGCCAGCCCCAGGATCAGATCATTATCTAGCCATGGCTTTAGCTAAAATAATATTAGAACATGGATTTATAGACTCTGATTTTATAGATAGCCATACCACTAATTTTGAGTCTTACAAAGATATTATTGATAATTATTCACTGGAATTTCTTAGCAAGAAATTTGATGTTAGCATAGCTGAATTAAAAGACCTTGCCTTATCTTATGCTCAATGTAAACCCGCTAGTATCATTGCAGGGTGGGGAATTCATCGTTATATCCAAGGTCATCTACCTCTTAGATTCATGGATGCACTTGCAGCCATCACAGGAAATATTGGAATATCCGGTGGTGGAGTAAGTCAGGGCTTTGAAGAATACGAGTATTTTGATTTTTCTCTGGAAAATGTGGATGGTGGAGAAAATAATAATCATCGTCAAATACCCATGCCTACCCTTGGTGAAGCCATTCTAAGTACTGAAGAACCACCTATAAAACTGATATTTTTAGCATCTGCAGATCCAGTGAATCTCAATCCTAACTCTTTAAAAATTAAAAAAGCATTTGAAAGCACAGATTTCGTTATCATGATTGATCATTTCTTAAATGACACTTCTGATGTGGCAGATTTATTTCTCCCTGCTACCACATTTTTAGAGGAAGAAAATCTCATGGGAAGTTATGGTCATAGTTGGGTTTCCCCTATAAATCCAGTAGTACCTCCTCAAGGTGAAGTCAAATCAGAATTTGAAATCTTTCAATTACTTTCCAAAAGATTAGGTTTTGGAAATGAAATGTCTGGGGCTCCTAAAAAATGGCTAAAAAAACTAGCAGCACCTATATTAAATCAAAACATGAATTTCAATGATATTCAAACTTCCCCTCAAAAAATGGTAGCATCTACTGAAATACCATTTGCTGATGGTAAATTTAAAACAAAATCTGGAAAATTTGAATTTATCCGGGAATTTGCAGTTCAAGATGATTTTAAGCGAAAATACCCATTAAAACTCCTTTCAACTATGCATCCCGATTTTATAGGATCTGTGGTTCCGGAATCATATAAAGTTGATGGATTTTTAGAAGTGAAAGTTCATCCAGAAATATTGAAAGATAAAAATATTACAGATGGGGCAAAATCTTTGCTTGAATCCACAGTGGGAAGTATGGTAGTTGAAGTGAAAGCAGATGAAAGTGTCAGAAAGGACTATGTGCTCACATATAAAGGTGGCTGGTTGAAACACAATAAATGTGTGAATGTTTTAACTCATGACCAGATTAGTGAAGTTGGAAATGGAACTCCTTATTATGATACTAGAGTTAGAATAAGGAATTTAGATTAAATTTAAAATATTAGTTAAAAAATAAATTATTTAATTATTTTTTCCCTACCATGACTTCGGTAGACTTAATAATTAAAAACACTTCTTCCCCTTCTTTGAGTCCTAAGTCTTTCACTGATTCTTTTGTAATTACTGCAGTTAACATTTCAGGATTTTCAACTGCAACTTTCACATTAGCCACTACTTTGCCTTCATCCACACTGGCTACTTTTCCTTTTATTATATTTCGGGCACTAATCTTCATTTTATCACTATTATTAATATTGTTCAACAAATCTTAAATATTTTTTAATTCGTTATAAATTAGATGTTTTAGTCATTATTTTCCTCGTTTTTATAAATCTCATACATTTAGGATTGATTTTGAAAAATTATGAAAAACTTTATTAATGAGCTTGACTCGATATGTAAACATACTCATATCGTTATGGTGGTAATATGCCAGTGATTATTGACAATGAAAAATGTGGAAAAATCAAAAACTGTCCTGGTGCAGGACTCTGCATCAAAATATGCGAAAAAGGAGCATTAATCGAAGAAAATGGAGAGCTAGTTTTAATAGATGAAAAATGTGATAACTGCGATTTATGTATCACTAGCTGTCCTAACAAAGCAATAACCAAGGCCTGATAAAATGATAAACATCAAAAGAAATGGTGATCAAAATCGTCAACTGAAACATGATAACAATCAATGCGTAGGCTGCGGAATATGTAGAGATGTATGTCCCACCCATGCAATTAATTTAGGGCCTGTATTACCCATAGCACGTGGATTAATAGAGATGGACAATATTAATATTGATTCCGATAAGTGTGCTTTATGCGGAATATGTGCATCATCTTGTCCATTTGGAGCCTTGGATTTTAAGATTGGAGGTGAAAGTACTTCCAAAATCAAAGAATATCCTTACTGGTCCCATGATACCATAATAAATGAAGAGAATTGTATCTATTGTCAAGCTTGTCAAAATATCTGTCCTCAAGATGCAATCACAGTAAGTCGTGAACTTCCAGAGCGGAAGAAACTGGTAAGTGGAGAAATAGAAATAGATGAAAATGAATGTATCCACTGTGGAATATGTAGCGAACTATGTCCTGCAGAAGCCATCACCCTCCAAACAGGAGATCATAGGAAGGAAAGTATTGAAGTTAACCTAGACAAATGTGTTTATTGTCTGGTATGTAAGAGAGCTTGTCCTGTAGATGCCATAAAAACAGTTTGTAGGCTTTGTTCTTATGGAGATGTAGATCTAAATCCTGAAGATTACCAGACCACTGGAACTACGGTTTTAAATTTCAATAATTGTGTGAGTTGCGGTTGGTGTCAAGAAGTTTGTCCAGTTGATGCCATTAATGTGAGCAAACCATTTGAAGGAGAGATAGTTAAAGAAGAATCTGAAGACTGTAAAGGTGAAACATGCCACGCATGTCAGGATGTCTGCCCCTGTAATGCAATTAAATTAGTTGATGGGAAGATTGAAATAAACCCAAAAGTCTGTGTTCTTTGTGGAGCTTGTACTCAAACATGTCCTCAAAATACAATTCATATCACGCGAAAAAACATGAAATTGGAAAATTTAAAATCTAGATCATGGAAAAAACAGTTGGGAAAAATATTAAATTAACCGGACTTTTTTTCTGAATAATATTCTTTTTTTAACTTACCAATTCATCATTTTTGTACATCGATAATTTTCACCATTTTTAATTACTTATTTTAGCAAATTAATAGAAGTTATGTTTATATAGTCATGTCGATAAATGATTGAAAAGAACTTAGAATGAGGTGAGACTTTGGAAACAAAGAATATAGCGATTATAGGAATTGTGGCTTTAATATTAATAGCTGTTTTAGCTGTGACTAGTGGTGTTTTTAACACTAATTCTTCGACTAGTGGAGAAATAACTGTTTTAGCTGGAGCCGGATTTACAAAAGTAGGAAATGAATTAGTAACAGCATTTAATAAAAAATATCCAGACTCCAAAGTAATTATGAAGTATGGAGGAAGTGGAGAATTATTTGGAACATTACAAACCACCAAAAGTGGAGATGTGTTTATGCCCGCGGACTACAAGTATATGCAGGACGCAATGAACAGTGAATTTATAGAAAATGATACCGTGCAAAATATAACTAAAAACATTCCAGTCATTGCCGTGGCTAAAGGTAACCCAAAAAACATTAATTCATTAGACGATTTAGCAAATTCTGGAATTAAAGTAGGAATTGGTGATGCAAAAGGACCAGCTATTGGTAAAACAACTGCAAAAATCCTCAATGCCAGTAACTTAACCAGCACTGTAGAATCTAATGTAGTAGTTAAAACCACTACCGTAAACCAGTTATTAACCTACCTGATTTCTGGACAAGTGGATGCTGTTATAATTTGGGAAGATATGGCTACTTGGGAAGAAAGTAAAGGTAAAATTGAGATAGTAAATATCTCTGAAAGTCAGAATAAAGTTAGTACAGTACCTATAGCAGTGACCACATTCACTGAGAATAAGGCATTGGCTCAGAAATTTGAAGAATTCGTGGTTTCTCCTGAAGGGCAAGCCATATGGAAAAAATGGGGTTTTGAGCCAATTAGTTAAATGGGCACCCAAAGTTTATTATGTGAAAGAGTGAAATACAAGCTTACTGATTTCAGATACATAACGCTTCAAAATTATTCAGTGATACTATGCGGTCCAAGCTTGAATTGACTTTCATTTCCATTACATTTTTTTTTACATTCCTGTTTTTCATTACTATAGGTAGTTTATTTTTAATACCCACACCCCAAGGTTTTTTTCAAGCATTATTCTCTCCAGAAATGATTTATGCATTGAAACTAACGCTTGTTACTTCAATTATATCCGCATTTTTTGTAATGATATTTGCCATCCCCATGGCTTATACCCTTAGTAGATATGAATTTCCACTTAAAACATTTGTAAAAAGTATTTTAGACTTACCTATTGCATTTCCAGAAATTGTAATAGGCATTGCACTTTTAATGTTATTAGGGAGTAATATGTTAGGGGATTATTTTGAAGCACTAGGCATATCCA includes:
- a CDS encoding nitrogenase component 1, with amino-acid sequence MSCINIIEKERSAIINPMKTCQPLGAMYAVTGINRAVPLVHGSQGCSSFVRYSLSRHFREPSEIAVTSLHEDAAVFGGRRNLVEGIQNVAIRLKPSLIGVITTCSSEIIGDDIIGFIGTAKKELNEKLGQDKAEKIKIVPISTPSFVETQLKGYDNAIKALADHVAEPGEPNEKVNIIPGMVNPGDVREIKHILNLMDTEGIILTDISDPFDSPLRPSATQYKPYYPKGGTTVEEITDSANSLGTISLCKYAGSGALSLEKKYNVPVELGPIPIGIQNTDQLLRNLKKITGTDIPDSILDERGLLIDSMADLSGRYLHGRTVGIYGDPEITAGMARFVGELGMEPKMVITGSKSPEFIKDIEKVGKETGVEIDTMVDQDLRTMEVYLQENPVDLLIGSSDARLIAKEQNIPLVRVGFPVFDRVGYHRKPIVGYNGGLHLIDLITNTVLENYYENEHWKLQQ
- the nifE gene encoding nitrogenase iron-molybdenum cofactor biosynthesis protein NifE, whose translation is MEPVIETFESRKKHMCVKGDGLSIPVCDKASLPGTVTQRTCVFGGARIVLMPITDSIHLVHGPVGCASCTWDIRGSKSSRDDLYKKGCSTDLREKDIVFGGEKKLFETVVELKNLYNPGAIFVYATCVSGVIGDDIKAVCKKAEESTGCRVIPVQSEGFQDHNKTKGHWIGCDALLDNVIGTKEPEETTPYDINIVGEFNVAGDLWGIKPLLEEIGVNIVATMTGDSYVEEIAQSHRVKLNIVQCQKSSNYLAKKMEKKYGIPSLKVNFFGLEQTVASLRDIADFFGDEEMIDRTEKIIERGLAEVQDDIKEYKKRLDGKTVALYVGGNKAWSLVRAFEELGMDVMMSGTKNGIREDYERIKEVVRDGTIIVDDANSTELARLLKKYRPNLLISGAKEKYISLKLGVPFCDFNHDRISAFAGFKGFISFAKEVDASVSSPVFDLTQKTLRED
- a CDS encoding nitrogenase subunit alpha — its product is MPFKLFEVSKEIPERKEHTYVKHCNDPEDCLPTCNSKTIPGSMTERGCAFAGAKGVITGALKDVAHIVHSPVGCTVYGYGTKRYPTTTTLPDGSEFPIKDFNIKYIIGTDLQESDVVFGGIKKLRQAIRDTNKEFPFVSAIYLYATCTTGLIGDDMDGLAKEMEEEIGKPIIAFNAPGFAGPTQSKGHTIGNNVLFSQLVGKFEPPQTTPYDINLIGEYNIDGDLWLLKDYFKEIGINVLSTFTGDSSHYEISWMHRAKLSVVRCQRSSTYIAKMIEEKYGVPYIKTDFFSTNYCAENLKTVAKFFGLEEKADKLITERMGKIKPELDFYKEKLTGKKVFIFSGGPKSYHISIPIEKELGMETTGVSSMFEHEDGFQKMKDRVKEGALVIDDPNTLELEELVEDYDIDLILGGVKEKYLVHKLGIPSLLIHSYENGPYIGFEGFLNLARDMYSSIYSPVWNLLEFQETEEPDIIDPAEELEEAK
- the nifN gene encoding nitrogenase iron-molybdenum cofactor biosynthesis protein NifN; the encoded protein is MRNCHESNYDKKFAVVNPAKICQPMGAIQALLGLKKAMPLIHGSQGCSTYMRFQLTRHFREPIEVASTSMNEKTVIYGGEFNLMKALKNITEKQSPDIIAVASSCLTETIGDDMTGIIRKFEEANTGQKLPEIISISTPSYAGTHIEGYDNTIKALVEHLAIPGHPNEKLNIITGHLTPAEVKEVKNILRELNSEFIILTDTSENLDAPLSESALNLYEGGTSLEEIQDTCNSKGTIALSKHVDSAGKFLEKKFEVPCISGPLPIGVENTDQFIKSVCELTGNEIPDVIENDRGRLIDAMVDAHSYTYHRKVAIFGDPDFVSGMSRFTAEMGMIPTVLCTGAKSERFREDIKLISKEKEFKPVILAGGDLYDMHKEIKAIKTDLLIGNSYGASMAQEENIPLFRVGFPIFDRLGAQRISVLGYRGGLSFVDNITNTILDFYYDEAGYEIEEEPITEYIQEVSQPNENVYEEEI
- a CDS encoding P-II family nitrogen regulator; the encoded protein is MKEIIAIIRPNKMAKTKEVLDSLGFPAMTANRVIGRGNQKAIINEVNFSVDTTGIDSSDEKCLRYIPKRMITLIVMDEDVSLVVESIMKVNCTGQIGDGKIFVCPINDAVRVRTKESGVDAVL
- a CDS encoding 4Fe-4S ferredoxin codes for the protein MSEISTPQLMKNIMSDQIIVNIQLDEDKCQGSKCGICACICPTNVFTVESDKICIKSPDYCKFCFKCMEICPNAALSITR
- a CDS encoding P-II family nitrogen regulator; this encodes MQMVRAIIRPEMAKKTVDDLDAAGYVALTKLDVIGRGKQKGIQLENIYYDEIPKTMLMLVAEDESIDQIVDIINEAAYTGNFGDGKIFISPVEEIYTVRTRSKGL
- a CDS encoding NifB/NifX family molybdenum-iron cluster-binding protein, with amino-acid sequence MKIAVASTNGKIIDLHFGDADQFLIYKINNGNYEFDEIREKTPIPLNNHQERWVASIDLINDCKAVICSKIGKEPTIELRKMGIKPVQLDCNVKEAVKECSKHLLS